Proteins found in one Seonamhaeicola sp. S2-3 genomic segment:
- a CDS encoding Pycsar system effector family protein — MSNLLLETEKFATNLLNEALDKSFVYHNLTHTQRVAEKSLELAELCNVTDADKELLALSSWLHDTGFIKGCKNHEKNSAKIAREFLESKKYPADKIEAVCQLIMATEIDYEPKTLLEKIIRDADCSHVGSKNYLESSELLRKEWELLDNKILSEKEWLDNNIHFLTKKHHFHTPEAALLWGKRKSKNLSELLKRKNKIVENEKKLKQKKEELKFKKNKVALPERGIETMFRVTLKNHMQLSNIADTKANILLSVNAIIVSMVLANLIPKLDNPSNYYLITPTVIFVVVTVASIVLSVLATRPNVTRGKFTKEDVANKKVNLLFFGNFHKMKLNDFEWAMGEMMQDRDYLYSSMKKDLYFLGLVLDKKYKILRLTYSVFMVGIIVSVIAFAIAFQFSGAGS, encoded by the coding sequence ATGAGTAACCTTTTACTAGAAACCGAAAAATTTGCTACAAATCTTTTAAATGAAGCGTTAGACAAATCTTTTGTTTATCATAATTTAACACATACACAGCGCGTTGCAGAAAAATCTCTAGAACTTGCAGAGCTTTGTAACGTAACAGATGCAGATAAAGAACTGCTTGCTCTAAGTAGCTGGTTACATGACACAGGTTTTATTAAGGGTTGTAAAAACCATGAAAAAAACAGTGCCAAAATTGCACGAGAATTTCTAGAATCTAAAAAATATCCAGCCGATAAAATTGAAGCTGTTTGCCAACTTATTATGGCAACTGAGATAGATTATGAGCCTAAAACTCTACTAGAAAAAATAATTAGAGATGCTGATTGCTCTCATGTTGGAAGCAAGAATTATTTAGAATCATCTGAACTTTTAAGAAAGGAATGGGAATTATTAGATAACAAAATATTAAGTGAAAAAGAATGGTTAGACAACAATATTCACTTTTTAACTAAAAAACATCACTTTCATACACCAGAAGCTGCTTTATTATGGGGTAAAAGAAAAAGCAAAAACCTTTCTGAATTACTTAAAAGAAAAAACAAGATAGTTGAAAACGAAAAGAAGTTAAAGCAAAAAAAAGAAGAATTAAAATTTAAAAAAAACAAGGTTGCATTACCAGAACGCGGTATAGAAACTATGTTTAGAGTTACTCTAAAAAACCATATGCAACTAAGTAATATTGCTGATACTAAAGCTAATATTTTACTTTCTGTAAACGCTATTATTGTGTCTATGGTTTTAGCAAATCTTATTCCTAAACTAGACAATCCGTCAAATTATTATTTAATTACACCAACAGTTATTTTTGTGGTTGTAACAGTGGCTTCTATTGTATTGTCCGTTCTAGCAACAAGACCCAATGTTACTAGAGGTAAATTCACAAAAGAAGATGTAGCTAATAAAAAAGTTAACCTTTTATTTTTTGGCAACTTTCATAAAATGAAGCTTAATGATTTTGAGTGGGCTATGGGCGAAATGATGCAAGACCGTGATTATTTGTATTCTTCAATGAAAAAAGACCTTTATTTTTTAGGTTTGGTTCTTGATAAAAAATACAAAATTCTTAGACTTACCTACAGTGTTTTTATGGTTGGAATAATTGTAAGTGTTATTGCATTTGCTATTGCTTTTCAATTTTCTGGGGCAGGATCTTAA
- the msrB gene encoding peptide-methionine (R)-S-oxide reductase MsrB, whose amino-acid sequence MITWKDVINFSVNGNLKPDIRVEKTEQEWKAQLTPEQYRITRQKGTERPHSGALCTSHDAGKYSCVCCGAPLFDSTIKFSSGTGWPSFTQPIKDNAIKYEKDTSFGMARVEVMCNTCDAHLGHVFPDGPEPSGLRYCINSESLQLEKQNE is encoded by the coding sequence ATGATAACTTGGAAAGATGTTATTAATTTTTCGGTAAACGGAAATTTAAAACCAGATATTCGTGTTGAAAAAACAGAACAAGAGTGGAAAGCTCAACTAACACCAGAGCAATATAGAATTACAAGGCAAAAAGGCACCGAAAGACCGCATAGCGGAGCTTTATGTACAAGCCATGATGCAGGTAAATACAGTTGTGTATGTTGTGGTGCTCCTTTATTTGATTCTACAATTAAATTTAGTTCTGGCACCGGATGGCCAAGTTTTACTCAACCCATCAAAGATAATGCTATTAAATACGAAAAAGATACTTCTTTTGGTATGGCTAGGGTAGAGGTTATGTGTAATACTTGCGATGCCCATTTAGGACATGTCTTTCCTGATGGACCAGAACCTAGCGGTTTGCGTTATTGTATTAATTCTGAATCTTTACAATTAGAAAAACAAAATGAATAA
- the msrA gene encoding peptide-methionine (S)-S-oxide reductase MsrA: MNKNIQLATFGGGCFWCTEAVFKELKGVEKVVSGYSGGNAPGKPTYKEVCSGLTGHAEVVQVTFDANVICYQDIITIFMTTHDPTTLNRQGADVGTQYRSVIYYHDENQKEIASKILKDMASYYENPIVTELSPLDVFYQAEDYHQNYYSNNTEQGYCNAVITPKLAKFRKLYAEKLK; encoded by the coding sequence ATGAATAAAAATATACAATTAGCCACATTTGGAGGTGGTTGCTTTTGGTGTACAGAAGCCGTTTTTAAAGAGTTAAAAGGTGTTGAAAAAGTAGTGTCTGGATATTCTGGTGGTAATGCCCCTGGTAAGCCAACTTATAAAGAAGTTTGTTCTGGTTTAACAGGACATGCAGAAGTAGTTCAAGTAACGTTTGATGCTAATGTAATTTGTTATCAAGATATCATAACCATTTTCATGACAACTCATGATCCTACAACTTTAAATCGTCAAGGAGCAGATGTAGGTACCCAATACAGGTCTGTTATTTATTATCATGATGAAAATCAAAAAGAGATAGCTAGTAAGATTCTAAAAGACATGGCTTCATATTATGAAAACCCTATTGTTACAGAGCTTAGTCCGTTAGATGTTTTTTATCAAGCAGAAGATTATCATCAAAATTACTATAGTAACAACACAGAACAAGGTTATTGTAATGCTGTAATAACGCCTAAATTGGCAAAGTTTAGAAAGTTATATGCAGAAAAGTTAAAGTAG